A DNA window from Bacteroides cellulosilyticus contains the following coding sequences:
- a CDS encoding cellulase family glycosylhydrolase — protein MKNTIKQLGICLVLSALSLLPVLTACSDNDDEPAAPEIVISENILTNGMNFSKTGGTSTLSIKSNVSLEVISNQDWCTVTPAASASATVLRYTVTVEENPDAVERTATVTVNGGGLTETFNVVQVAANGLIVESCSPEAVAAEGGIFTVNLKANGNVTVTIHDSWIRETTTRAMSAVTKTFSIAAHYGEAREGTITFTLGDFTETVTVKQLAGELPDVGMESDAMTLAAKIKLGWNLGNSLEACNVTYADGFVWGTNSLSDMDPGETKWGNPAMTQKMISAVKAAGFNAVRIPCAWYGYMENETDYTIKASWLNRVQEVVDYCYAEDMYVILNIHYDGGWLEKNCKAAVQDNVNKVQKALWTQIAERFKDYDEHLLFAGCNEPNAANATEMEVLKSYEQTFIDAVRATGGNNAVRNLIVQGPNTDITNTSDYGQLPVDNVSNRLMVEIHYYTPWNFCGMTADESWGKMAYFWGTEYHVDGSDRNYQPGGYASAEAEMEALFKKMQTKYVSKGIPVILGEFGANRRSSLTGDELTKHLASRAYYLKTVVANAGKYGLVPFYWDNGYNGDNTMALFNRNTCKVYDQQALDALIEGIAN, from the coding sequence ATGAAAAATACTATTAAACAATTGGGGATTTGCTTGGTGCTGTCGGCATTGTCCCTTTTGCCCGTCTTGACGGCTTGTTCTGACAATGACGACGAACCGGCTGCGCCGGAAATCGTAATTTCCGAAAACATTCTGACGAATGGAATGAATTTTTCCAAAACAGGAGGAACGAGCACACTTTCTATCAAGTCGAATGTGTCGTTGGAAGTCATCAGCAATCAGGATTGGTGTACGGTAACTCCCGCTGCCTCCGCTTCGGCTACAGTTCTTAGGTATACGGTGACGGTGGAAGAAAATCCTGATGCGGTGGAACGTACTGCCACTGTTACCGTGAATGGTGGTGGTTTGACGGAAACGTTCAACGTTGTGCAGGTGGCAGCCAACGGACTGATTGTAGAATCCTGTTCTCCTGAAGCGGTTGCTGCCGAAGGTGGAATCTTTACGGTGAATCTGAAAGCGAATGGCAATGTCACGGTCACTATTCATGATAGCTGGATACGGGAGACCACTACCCGTGCAATGTCTGCGGTGACTAAAACCTTTAGCATTGCCGCCCATTATGGTGAGGCTCGCGAAGGAACCATCACCTTTACTTTAGGAGATTTTACAGAGACTGTTACTGTGAAGCAGCTTGCCGGCGAGTTGCCTGATGTAGGTATGGAGAGTGATGCCATGACTTTGGCTGCGAAGATAAAACTCGGCTGGAATCTGGGTAATTCTTTGGAAGCATGCAATGTGACTTACGCAGACGGTTTTGTGTGGGGAACGAACTCGCTGAGTGACATGGACCCGGGAGAAACCAAATGGGGAAATCCGGCAATGACCCAGAAAATGATCAGTGCCGTAAAAGCTGCCGGTTTCAATGCTGTGCGTATTCCTTGTGCCTGGTATGGGTATATGGAGAATGAGACGGACTATACGATAAAAGCTTCCTGGCTGAACCGTGTGCAGGAAGTGGTAGATTATTGTTATGCCGAGGATATGTATGTCATCCTGAATATCCACTATGATGGAGGCTGGTTGGAAAAGAACTGTAAGGCAGCCGTACAGGACAACGTGAACAAGGTGCAGAAGGCTTTGTGGACACAGATTGCCGAAAGATTCAAGGACTATGATGAGCATCTGTTGTTTGCCGGATGTAATGAGCCCAATGCTGCCAATGCCACTGAAATGGAAGTATTGAAGTCATACGAACAGACCTTCATAGATGCTGTGCGTGCTACGGGTGGAAACAATGCAGTCCGCAACCTGATTGTGCAGGGACCCAATACGGATATCACGAATACTTCGGATTATGGCCAGCTGCCTGTGGACAATGTATCCAACCGTTTGATGGTCGAGATACACTACTACACCCCGTGGAACTTCTGCGGAATGACGGCGGATGAGAGCTGGGGAAAGATGGCCTACTTCTGGGGAACCGAATATCATGTGGACGGATCTGACAGAAACTACCAGCCCGGTGGTTACGCAAGTGCAGAAGCGGAAATGGAAGCTCTTTTCAAAAAGATGCAGACGAAATATGTAAGCAAGGGTATTCCGGTGATTCTGGGTGAGTTCGGTGCTAACAGACGTTCTTCCCTGACCGGAGATGAGCTGACCAAGCATTTGGCTTCGCGCGCTTACTATCTGAAAACGGTGGTTGCCAATGCCGGAAAGTATGGTCTTGTGCCTTTCTACTGGGATAATGGATATAATGGAGACAATACGATGGCTCTCTTTAACCGTAATACCTGTAAGGTTTACGACCAGCAAGCGTTGGATGCCTTGATAGAGGGGATTGCAAACTAA
- a CDS encoding ATP-binding protein produces the protein MKRLLIEELIQWKNKQGRKPLILQGARQVGKTWLLKTFGTECFEDICYINFEQDNSINNIFEGSISPERIIEQLSVFHGKRIQLGKTLIIFDEVQEVPRALTSLKYFTEEAPEYAICCAGSLLGVALHQGTSFPVGKVEFLTLQPLSFREFLLANGEELLLDYVMNGNLDTNAFTEKLQEHLKRYFIIGGMPAAVQSWLDTQDFFEVEKIQEQLLSAYESDFSKHAPSNLIAKIRYVCQSIPSQLAKENKKFVYGMVREGARAREYEDTLMWLHDTGLIRRTYRVRKPDVPLKAYEDLQSFKVFLLDVGLLRVMSGLSPKVFIEGSRIFEEFKGALTEQYVLQELSLFPQLNANYYWTSDANAEVDFLFSDGLRAYPLEAKAGNNVHAKSLKVYDKEYNPQLLFRTSLLPYEKNGKLINIPLYLLFALPKVLTL, from the coding sequence ATGAAACGATTACTGATAGAAGAACTTATCCAATGGAAAAACAAGCAAGGACGCAAGCCCTTGATACTTCAAGGAGCACGACAGGTTGGCAAAACCTGGTTACTGAAAACATTCGGTACGGAATGCTTCGAAGACATCTGCTATATCAACTTTGAACAGGACAATTCCATTAATAATATATTTGAGGGAAGCATCAGTCCGGAGCGCATCATTGAACAACTTTCCGTATTCCATGGCAAACGTATTCAGCTCGGGAAGACACTTATCATTTTCGATGAGGTGCAGGAAGTTCCGCGCGCATTGACTTCTTTAAAGTACTTCACTGAAGAGGCTCCCGAATACGCCATTTGCTGTGCAGGTTCCCTGCTGGGAGTAGCACTACATCAGGGAACTTCTTTTCCTGTAGGTAAAGTAGAATTCTTAACTCTGCAACCTCTCTCTTTTCGAGAATTTCTACTTGCCAACGGAGAAGAACTGCTACTTGACTATGTGATGAACGGCAATTTAGATACCAATGCTTTCACCGAAAAATTACAAGAGCATTTAAAACGCTATTTCATCATCGGTGGAATGCCCGCTGCCGTGCAAAGCTGGCTGGATACACAAGACTTCTTCGAAGTGGAAAAGATACAGGAACAACTGTTGAGCGCTTATGAAAGTGATTTTTCGAAACATGCTCCTTCTAATCTGATAGCCAAAATCAGATATGTGTGTCAGAGTATCCCCTCTCAATTAGCAAAAGAAAATAAGAAATTCGTTTACGGCATGGTACGTGAAGGAGCACGTGCCCGCGAATATGAGGACACATTAATGTGGCTTCATGACACCGGACTTATTCGCCGGACTTACCGTGTACGTAAACCGGATGTACCATTGAAAGCATACGAAGACTTACAATCTTTTAAAGTATTCCTGCTTGATGTCGGGCTCTTGCGGGTCATGAGTGGACTGTCGCCTAAAGTATTCATCGAAGGAAGCCGGATATTTGAAGAATTTAAAGGAGCACTGACGGAGCAATATGTTCTACAAGAGCTCTCTCTTTTTCCTCAACTCAATGCCAACTATTATTGGACTTCCGATGCAAATGCCGAAGTTGACTTTCTCTTCTCAGATGGTCTTCGGGCATATCCGTTGGAAGCTAAAGCCGGCAATAACGTACATGCTAAAAGTCTGAAAGTGTACGATAAAGAATACAATCCGCAACTTCTTTTCCGTACCAGTTTACTGCCGTATGAAAAAAACGGGAAACTAATAAACATCCCGCTGTATCTGTTGTTTGCCCTGCCTAAAGTACTTACTCTTTAA
- a CDS encoding DUF418 domain-containing protein, with product MEQPLSKAPRIEVVDALRGFAVMAIILVHNLEHFIFPVYPTDSPAWLNILDQGILNTVFSLFAGKAYAIFALLFGFTFYIQCNNQKKQGKDFGYRFLWRLVLLAGFATLNAAFFPAGDVLLLFVVVGVVLFLFRNLSDKMILVLAILFLLQPIEWYHYIMSLINPAHQLPDLGVGAMYAEVAEYTKTGTLGQFFWGNVTLGQKASFLWAVGAGRFLQTAGLFLLGFYIGRKQLFVTNEKNIRFWITALIIGAVAFAPLYQLKELIMKSDALVQQTVGTAFDMWQKLAFTFVLIASFILLYQKKGFSKGVSSLRYYGKMSLTNYITQSILGAIIYFPFGLYLAPYCGYTLSLLIGFVLFLLQVKFSKWWLSKHKQGPLEHIWHKWTWIGSSRANK from the coding sequence ATGGAACAACCTTTATCGAAAGCGCCTCGCATTGAGGTAGTAGATGCCTTGAGAGGCTTTGCCGTAATGGCTATCATCCTGGTGCACAACCTGGAACACTTCATCTTCCCCGTCTATCCCACTGATTCTCCCGCTTGGCTGAATATTCTGGACCAAGGCATACTGAATACTGTCTTCTCCCTGTTTGCCGGAAAGGCCTATGCCATTTTCGCCTTGCTTTTCGGATTTACCTTCTACATTCAATGCAACAATCAGAAGAAACAAGGAAAGGACTTCGGCTACCGCTTTCTGTGGCGCCTCGTACTGCTTGCAGGTTTCGCCACGCTGAATGCCGCTTTCTTTCCTGCCGGTGACGTGCTGTTGCTGTTTGTAGTGGTAGGGGTGGTTCTGTTTCTATTCCGTAACTTGAGCGACAAGATGATATTGGTGTTGGCCATTCTCTTTCTGCTGCAACCGATAGAATGGTATCATTATATAATGAGCCTGATCAATCCGGCACACCAGCTACCCGATTTAGGAGTGGGAGCCATGTATGCGGAAGTGGCAGAGTACACCAAAACAGGAACTTTAGGCCAATTCTTCTGGGGAAATGTTACATTAGGGCAGAAAGCCAGCTTCTTGTGGGCAGTAGGAGCCGGTCGTTTTTTGCAGACAGCGGGGCTTTTCCTGTTAGGGTTCTACATAGGCAGAAAGCAACTGTTTGTCACCAATGAGAAGAATATCCGTTTTTGGATAACGGCGCTTATCATCGGAGCCGTAGCTTTCGCTCCGCTATATCAGTTGAAGGAATTAATTATGAAGAGCGACGCTTTGGTTCAGCAAACAGTGGGAACGGCATTTGATATGTGGCAAAAACTGGCGTTTACCTTTGTACTGATAGCTTCGTTCATCCTGTTATATCAGAAAAAAGGTTTCAGCAAAGGCGTTTCCAGTCTCCGGTATTATGGAAAGATGAGTTTGACCAACTATATCACGCAATCCATCCTGGGAGCCATTATCTACTTCCCGTTCGGACTTTATCTGGCACCTTACTGCGGCTATACGCTGAGTCTGCTGATTGGTTTTGTCTTATTCCTGCTGCAAGTGAAATTCAGCAAATGGTGGCTGAGCAAGCACAAACAAGGGCCGCTGGAGCACATCTGGCATAAGTGGACTTGGATAGGCTCGTCACGCGCCAATAAATAA
- a CDS encoding Crp/Fnr family transcriptional regulator — protein sequence MQNIINGIRRYYPVSDASLALLFSKMKKAELPKKHLLIRGGVIDRHVYFIEKGFARSYCLLDGKELTIWFSREGDITFAMKDLYHNEPGYEYVELLEDSTLYAISIEDLNQLYETNIEIANWGRVIHQECLLYMDQHHISRLFLPAKERYLQLVRELPDVIQRAKLIYIASYLGITPQHLSRLRAEKLFF from the coding sequence ATGCAAAACATCATCAATGGCATCCGGCGCTACTACCCGGTTTCCGATGCTTCCTTAGCCCTGCTTTTCTCGAAAATGAAAAAGGCGGAACTACCCAAGAAGCATCTCCTGATACGGGGAGGCGTCATTGACCGCCACGTGTATTTCATAGAGAAAGGCTTTGCACGTTCCTATTGCCTGCTGGACGGCAAAGAACTCACCATCTGGTTCTCACGCGAAGGAGATATCACCTTCGCCATGAAAGACCTGTATCACAACGAACCGGGCTATGAGTATGTGGAACTCTTGGAAGACAGTACGCTATATGCCATCAGCATAGAAGACCTCAACCAGCTTTATGAAACCAATATCGAGATTGCCAACTGGGGAAGAGTTATCCACCAGGAATGCCTGCTATATATGGACCAGCATCACATCAGCCGGCTTTTTCTGCCGGCCAAAGAACGCTACCTACAATTAGTAAGAGAGCTGCCCGACGTCATCCAGCGGGCTAAGCTGATCTACATAGCTTCCTATCTGGGCATCACCCCCCAACATTTAAGCCGTTTGCGTGCAGAAAAGTTGTTTTTTTAA
- a CDS encoding cellulase family glycosylhydrolase — MNKIKTYLVFLFTIALSAFAVACSSNDDEAVTPEIVIPENILTNGLNFSEAGGTNTLSIKSNVSLEVTSSQTWCTVTPVSSTSSTVLKYTIDVEPNTGTDERTATISVRGGNLAEQKFDIVQLAGEVDEPDEPAEPGSNEITGETPWAVAKSLGLGWNLGNQLDAHSNGVANETIWGNRKATQALFDKLAAAGITTVRIPVTWMGHIGAAPGYEIEKAWLDRVAEVVGYAENAGLNAIVNIHHDGADSSYWLNIKEAAKSESKNTAVKAELEAIWTQIAERFKDKGNFLAFESMNEIHDGGWGWGENRTDGGKQYAVLNEWNQVFVNAVRAVGGENADRFLGVPGYCTNPELTISSFKLPTDKVQNRLMVAVHFYDPYEYTLNAAYSEWGHTGAAGKKVSGGDEDNVKNIFGKLKAAYVDKGIPVYIGEMGCVHRANAREESFRKYYLEYVCKAAKEYGMAPVYWDNGGTGAGKEESGLFNHATGDYLNNAEEIVGVMKKAVFTEDASYTLQSVYNNAPQ, encoded by the coding sequence ATGAATAAAATTAAAACTTATCTTGTCTTTCTTTTCACGATTGCACTTTCCGCTTTTGCGGTGGCTTGCTCCAGCAATGACGATGAAGCCGTTACACCGGAAATCGTAATCCCTGAAAATATTCTGACGAACGGGCTGAACTTCTCCGAAGCCGGAGGAACGAATACACTTTCTATCAAGTCGAATGTGTCGCTGGAAGTTACCAGCAGTCAGACTTGGTGTACGGTGACCCCGGTTTCTTCCACTTCGAGCACAGTCCTTAAATATACGATAGATGTAGAGCCCAATACCGGTACAGATGAGCGCACGGCTACTATTAGCGTGAGAGGTGGTAACTTGGCGGAACAAAAGTTCGACATCGTGCAGTTGGCCGGTGAGGTTGATGAACCCGATGAGCCCGCTGAACCCGGTTCGAACGAAATTACAGGAGAGACCCCCTGGGCTGTAGCCAAAAGCCTGGGATTGGGCTGGAATCTGGGAAATCAACTGGATGCGCACAGCAATGGCGTAGCTAATGAAACAATCTGGGGTAACCGGAAGGCAACGCAAGCCTTGTTTGACAAACTGGCTGCCGCAGGAATCACTACCGTGCGTATCCCGGTCACATGGATGGGACATATCGGAGCCGCTCCCGGCTATGAGATCGAGAAAGCATGGTTGGATCGTGTTGCCGAGGTAGTGGGCTATGCGGAGAACGCAGGCTTGAATGCCATTGTCAATATTCATCACGATGGGGCGGACAGCAGTTATTGGCTGAATATAAAAGAGGCTGCCAAGAGTGAAAGCAAGAATACTGCCGTCAAGGCCGAGTTGGAAGCTATATGGACGCAAATTGCAGAACGCTTTAAAGATAAAGGGAACTTCCTGGCATTTGAGTCGATGAACGAAATACATGACGGCGGCTGGGGCTGGGGCGAGAACCGCACGGACGGCGGAAAACAATATGCGGTGCTGAACGAGTGGAACCAGGTGTTTGTAAATGCGGTGCGAGCCGTTGGTGGTGAGAATGCTGATCGTTTTCTCGGTGTGCCGGGATACTGCACCAATCCGGAGCTTACGATAAGCTCTTTCAAACTGCCCACGGATAAGGTGCAGAATCGTTTGATGGTAGCTGTGCATTTCTACGACCCTTACGAGTATACATTGAATGCTGCCTATTCTGAATGGGGACATACCGGAGCTGCGGGCAAGAAGGTCAGCGGAGGAGATGAAGACAATGTGAAGAATATATTCGGCAAACTGAAGGCGGCTTACGTGGATAAAGGCATCCCGGTATATATTGGAGAGATGGGCTGTGTGCATCGTGCGAATGCCCGTGAGGAATCCTTCCGCAAGTATTATCTGGAGTATGTGTGCAAAGCGGCGAAAGAGTATGGCATGGCACCGGTCTACTGGGACAACGGTGGCACCGGAGCCGGAAAGGAAGAGTCCGGTCTGTTCAATCATGCTACGGGTGACTATCTGAATAATGCGGAGGAAATTGTAGGAGTGATGAAGAAGGCTGTTTTCACGGAAGATGCTTCCTATACATTACAGTCTGTTTATAACAATGCTCCGCAATAA
- a CDS encoding acyltransferase family protein, which translates to MINTLTSLRLIFALMVFGAHCYVIAPFFDVHFFKEGFVGVSFFFVLSGFIIAYNYQEKLTEHTTTKRKFWIARIARVYPLHWLTLLLAALLGGYVVYTGTADWCRHFLASLTLTQAYIPRPDYFFSFNSPSWSLCCEQLFYFCFPFLIPLARNSKRLFLFFLFCTLLVVIGMHFTPEEDIKGYWYVNPITRFPDFIVGMLLFQVYRYLKDREISYRQGTIIEVLSIAIFAGFYLYATEIPKVYRYSCYYWLPVSLILLSFALQKGSLSRLLNNRYLIIGGEISYSFYLIHLFVLLTYVEWQKQSGWQISWMVSVPVLLGIILLLSLLSYYRFEKPMNKLIKRILNNESNGTTFIESASH; encoded by the coding sequence ATGATTAACACGCTTACATCCTTACGGTTGATATTTGCACTTATGGTATTTGGAGCGCATTGCTATGTAATAGCTCCCTTCTTTGACGTGCATTTCTTTAAAGAAGGCTTCGTAGGAGTTAGCTTTTTCTTTGTACTAAGTGGTTTCATCATCGCCTATAACTATCAGGAGAAACTGACGGAACACACCACCACCAAACGGAAATTCTGGATAGCCCGCATCGCCCGCGTCTATCCCCTGCACTGGCTCACGCTATTGCTGGCAGCCCTGTTGGGAGGTTACGTGGTGTACACCGGCACCGCCGACTGGTGCAGACATTTCCTGGCATCCCTCACACTAACGCAGGCTTACATTCCCCGGCCGGATTATTTCTTCTCCTTCAACAGCCCATCATGGAGTTTGTGCTGCGAACAACTGTTTTACTTCTGCTTCCCGTTCCTGATACCTTTGGCAAGAAACAGCAAAAGGCTATTCCTCTTTTTCCTCTTTTGCACCCTGCTGGTTGTCATCGGCATGCACTTCACTCCGGAAGAAGACATCAAAGGCTATTGGTATGTAAACCCCATCACCCGGTTTCCCGACTTCATTGTGGGAATGCTCCTGTTTCAAGTCTATCGCTATCTGAAAGACCGGGAAATCAGTTACCGGCAAGGCACTATCATCGAAGTGCTGTCCATAGCCATCTTTGCAGGGTTCTACCTTTATGCGACCGAAATACCTAAAGTATATCGTTACTCCTGCTACTATTGGCTTCCGGTGTCACTGATTCTGTTGAGCTTTGCGTTGCAGAAAGGAAGTCTTTCCCGACTATTAAATAACCGCTACCTGATAATAGGAGGTGAAATCAGTTACAGTTTCTATTTAATCCACCTCTTCGTATTGCTGACGTATGTAGAATGGCAGAAGCAGAGCGGCTGGCAAATCAGCTGGATGGTATCGGTACCGGTTCTTCTGGGCATCATACTGCTGCTTAGCCTGTTGTCCTACTATCGTTTTGAAAAGCCGATGAACAAACTAATAAAAAGAATACTAAACAATGAATCGAATGGAACAACCTTTATCGAAAGCGCCTCGCATTGA